From one Triticum aestivum cultivar Chinese Spring chromosome 4B, IWGSC CS RefSeq v2.1, whole genome shotgun sequence genomic stretch:
- the LOC123093770 gene encoding 50S ribosomal protein L11, chloroplastic, whose protein sequence is MATTTLSLHGLPSPTAKKLTSSFLGAPSSFLRPAALAAAATPSRRVFAVRAMAPPKPGAKPKKVVGIIKLALEAGKATPAPPVGPALGAKGVNIMAFCKDYNAKTADKPGYIIPVEITVFDDKSFTFILKTPPASVLLLKAAGVEKGSKEPQREKVGKVTVDQVRTIAQEKLPDLNCKTIESAMRIIAGTAANMGIDVDPPILVKKEKVVF, encoded by the exons ATGGCCACCACAACCTTATCCCTCCACGGCctcccgtccccgaccgccaaGAAGCTCACCTCGTCCTTCCtcggcgccccctcctccttcctccgccCGGCGGCGCTCGCGGCCGCGGCCACGCCCTCGCGGAGGGTGTTCGCCGTCAGGGCCATGGCGCCCCCCAAGCCCGGGGCCAAGCCCAAGAAAG TGGTTGGCATCATAAAGCTGGCCCTGGAGGCGGGCAAGGCGACGCCGGCGCCGCCCGTCGGCCCCGCGCTCGGTGCCAAGGGTGTCAACATCATGGCCTTCTGCAAGGATTACAATGCCAAGACGGCCGACAAGCCCGGCTACATCATCCCCGTCGAGATCACCGTGTTCGAT GATAAGAGCTTCACCTTTATCTTGAAGACACCCCCTGCATCAGTGCTGCTCCTCAAGGCTGCAG GTGTTGAGAAGGGCTCAAAGGAGCCACAGCGCGAGAAGGTTGGAAAGGTGACAGTGGACCAAGTACGCACAATCGCCCAGGAGAAGCTGCCTGACTTGAACTGCAAAACCATCGAGTCCGCCATGAGAATCATAGCGGGCACTGCCGCTAACATGGGCATCGATGTTGACCCGCCGATCCTCGTGAAGAAGGAGAAGGTGGTCTTCTAG